One Spea bombifrons isolate aSpeBom1 chromosome 1, aSpeBom1.2.pri, whole genome shotgun sequence DNA window includes the following coding sequences:
- the CCDC171 gene encoding coiled-coil domain-containing protein 171, which yields MAFDMSKKRTPTNMDKKTFKSDQSRNDDKRHGKEEQADPTVITELRSKLNKANSENLELVARHNAELSTYESQFTRLRSEVEKGEAIRQSLEYELAVARKQCSTERLALNEERASSLRTQEQFKAQIEELQKKMFKVEHAFQTAQYNWQDAQKRFESDLQHRDGVIENYKKAEERIMSEKNKLEGILQKQNKTIQDLQQNLQKVATEHSSQTDTLRLQKNELGYSREREERLKMELEEATQRIKRLEESIEAERATHLESKFNSEIIQLRIRDLETSLQVEKATQSQTASDLEMMKKQFIEVEVAYNRERSRAEENSDKLKKTEENYSCVLNKLNEEIEHKNNLITDLTEKLKTGEERFVLMEQELALTKKQQFAVEEDYRSFARELQSLVDTFNVSTQCPSGSYKDQSTHTASAVVLEALKRTLTDYRSCLADASDEIEVTKRACEKMNEELESSKQTIQSLCKSLEGARSDQLSTAKELQHLRSRCTHAESEISRYQMDLEKLQQGWDTEKRRVSEMASEIQKLTRIYLEDAEEKLTFLHGLYQRLIAGCVVIRHPGSMMANFSWSELCTVLQENVDALISDHNQANEKVTHLERVCKNKAEVMENLQQSHQDSLNKLAEQMKAKEEEWQKQRIDLEQRYSALIRDLQARAQKFQSVAEKAKHKIAIFEKTKNQMALENVNIKNVLINSEKDLKSLLAACALMAGALYPLYTRTCSLAAQRDFLQTQVNGSLEVQNEIRVLVQALSATEENTLTKPSRNMKNVFRKCVVAVLAANRLQCLGRSSRSLFTWMDGFMEGPGILISIGGALEKSTISGQKYEQIIAQKALKWFSSSDLLNIVVYSMSELLGVLHKSDASSQSQDHLVKSARNSFSKLMKKLSIEMGKVPESPERCPANVDPDSLVRRLSHGLCEVKSQTASPGLASERPVKKCLSCLKERIFELTQRLHTGEVERRSLRMELSDFKQSLNELRKSLNATERQEEQLQQVKQSKVVPYAKFKVACEELNNALIREQQAQILLSEQSQQLSELNHRLQLHSREEAEKDQTLADAVKSLSEAKMELRRKDQSLHQLNRQVSRLEQDRRLLKENIHNVESALRTAAK from the exons ATGGCATTTGACATGTCAAAGAAACGAACGCCTACAAACATGGATAAGAAGACATTCAAGTCTGATCAGTCTCGTAATGAtgataaaag GCATGGGAAGGAGGAACAGGCTGATCCGACTGTCATCACTGAACTCCGTTCAAAACTTAACAAGGCTAACAGTGAAAACCTTGAACTAGTGGCAAGACACAATGCAGAG CTGTCAACTTATGAAAGCCAGTTCACCCGACTCCGTTCTGAAGTTGAGAAAGGTGAAGCCATTCGTCAAAGCTTGGAGTACGAACTGGCAGTGGCAAGGAAGCAGTGCAGCACCGAGAGACTGGCACTAAATGAAGAACGAGCAAGTTCTCTCCGAACTCAGGAACAATTTAAAG CACAGATTGAAGAGCTTCAAAAAAAGATGTTCAAGGTGGAGCACGCTTTTCAAACAGCTCAGTATAACTGGCAAGATGCACAGAAAAGGTTTGAGAGTGATCTACAGCATCGAGACGGTGTTATTGAGAATTACAAGAAGGCGGAAGAGCGCATCATGTCTGAAAAGAACAAATTGGAAGGGATTCTTCAG aaacaaaacaagACCATACAAGACCTGCAACAGAATTTGCAAAAAGTGGCAACAGAGCATAGTAGCCAGACGGATACTTTACGGCTACAAAAAAATGAGCTGGGATATAGTCGTGAAAGAGAGGAGAGGCTGAAGATGGAGCTTGAG GAAGCAACACAGAGAATAAAGAGGTTGGAGGAAAGTATTGAAGCAGAAAGAGCAACACACCTGGAATCAAAGTTCAACTCTGAAATCATTCAG CTGCGAATTAGAGATCTGGAAACATCACTGCAAGTAGAAAAGGCCACCCAGTCACAAACGGCCTCTGATTTAGAGATGATGAAAAAGCAGTTCATAGAAGTGGAAGTTGCTTATAACAGAGAAAGGAGCAGGGCTGAGGAAAATTCTGACAAACTCAAGAA GACTGAGGAAAATTACTCTTGTGTACTGAATAAACTGAATGAAGAAATTGAGCACAAAAACAACCTGATTACGGACCTCACAGAGAAACTGAAGACTGGTGAAGAACGCTTTGTGTTAATGGAACAAGAACTTGCTTTG ACAAAGAAACAGCAGTTCGCTGTAGAAGAGGACTATAGAAGCTTCGCGAGAGAGCTTCAGTCACTTGTGGACACCTTTAATGTGTCAACTCAGTGCCCATCAG GGAGCTACAAAGACCAAAGTACACATACAGCTTCTGCTGTCGTCCTCGAGGCTCTAAAACGTACCTTGACAGATTATAGGAGCTGCCTGGCAGATGCGTCCGATGAG attGAAGTAACAAAGCGTGCTTGTGAGAAGATGAACGAAGAATTGGAGTCTTCCAAACAGACCATACAGTCACTGTGTAAAAGCCTTGAG GGAGCTCGATCTGACCAGCTGAGTACTGCAAAGGAGCTACAGCATTTACGCTCAAGATGTACCCACGCTGAATCTGAAATCAGCAGATATCAAATGGACTTGGAGAAATTGCAACAAGGCTGGGACACAGAGAAGCGTAGGGTCTCTGAGATGGCGAGTGAGATTCAGAAACTTACTAGGATATACCTAGAGGATGCAGAG GAAAAGTTAACATTTCTCCATGGCTTATACCAACGTTTGATAGCAGGCTGTGTGGTTATAAGGCATCCAGGGAGCATGATGGCTAATTTCTCTTGGTCAGAGCTTTGCACCGTCTTGCAAGAGAATGTCGATGCTCTAATCTCTGACCATAACCAAGCTAATGAAAAG GTGACGCATCTGGAGCGTGTTTGCAAAAACAAGGCTGAAGTTATGGAAAACCTACAGCAGAGCCATCAAGACTCTCTTAATAAACTGGCTGAACAGATGAAAGCAAAAGAAGAGGAATGGCAGAAACAGAGGATTGACTTGGAACAGCGTTACTCTGCTCTTATTAGGGACCTTCAAGCCAGGGCACAG aaaTTTCAGAGTGTAGCCGAAaaagcaaaacacaaaatagccatttttgaaaaaacaaagaatcagATGGCTCTTGAAAAtgtgaacataaaaaatgtactcATAAACAGCGAAAAGGACCTCAAGTCTCTTCTAGCAGCCTGTGCTCTTATGGCTGGTGCGTTATACCCTTTGTACACCAGGACTTGTTCTTTGGCTGCTCAAAGGGATTTTTTGCAAACTCAGGTAAATGGTTCTCTAGAAGTTCAGAATGAAATTCGAGTGCTGGTGCAGGCTTTGTCTGCCACAGAAGAAAATACCCTGACAAAACCCTCCAGAAATATGAAGAATGTGTTTCGGAAGTGTGTCGTTGCTGTGTTGGCAGCTAACAGGCTTCAGTGTCTTGGCCGATCCAGTAGGTCATTATTCACTTGGATGGATGGTTTCATGGAAGGTCCTGGAATCCTCATTTCCATTGGTGGAGCTCTTGAGAAGAGCACAATATCAG GTCAGAAATATGAGCAGATCATAGCTCAAAAAGCATTGAAGTGGTTCAGCAGCTCAGATCTACTCAACATTGTAGTTTATTCAATGTCCGAGTTGCTTGGAGTTTTACATAAATCAG ATGCTAGCTCGCAATCACAGGACCACCTTGTAAAGTCTGCCAGGAACTCTTTTTCGAAGCTCATGAAAAAGCTAAGCATTGAGATGGGGAAGGTACCTGAGAGTCCGGAGAGATGTCCAGCTAACGTAGACCCCGATTCTTTAGTCCGAAGACTGTCGCATGGGCTTTGCGAGGTCAAATCCCAGACGGCAAGTCCGGGCCTGGCCAGCGAAAGGCCCGTCAAG AAATGCTTAAGCTGTTTAAAGGAGCGGATATTTGAATTGACGCAGCGGCTGCACACTGGAGAAGTTGAGAGACGATCGCTACGCATGGAGCTCTCCGATTTTAAGCAGAGTCTTAATGAACTCCGAAAAAGTTTGAACGCCACAGAAAGACAAGAGGAGCAACTTCAACAAGTTAAACAATCT AAAGTGGTTCCTTACGCAAAGTTTAAAGTGGCGTGTGAAGAGCTGAATAATGCACTGATACGAGAGCAGCAAGCACAAATCCTCCTGAGTGAACAGTCTCAACAGCTGTCGGAGCTAAATCACAGATTGCAACTGCACTcgagagaagaagcagagaaggATCAAACTTTAGCAGACGCTGTTAAG AGTCTCTCCGAGGCTAAGATGGAGCTGAGAAGAAAAGATCAATCTTTGCATCAGCTGAACAGACAGGTTTCCCGGCTGGAGCAGGACAGGCGTCTGCTGAAAGAGAACATCCACAATGTAGAAAGTGCCCTGCGCACGGCAGCAAAGTGA
- the LOC128501451 gene encoding opsin-3-like yields the protein MYNRPVTCLHPNISDGTEVSWEHHKQPLTQETYESLAFPVAAIGIVGMCNNFLVIYLYYRLKRLRTPSNLLLVNISLSDFLFSFFGGGFTFMLCVGRQWIVDEAACVFIGFTKNLFGLTSVFTLTIFVYKQYIQVMYERFVDFSWSWRAISCIWIYSLFWTATPLIGWNRYTFEIHGLDCSLNWIPRGPNEISFILFFFLACLVVPLSIISYSYGHILYVIRKLQGIPKLQINQEIKILNYEIKVAKMYGLTILPFLLCWMPYTLISLLATSGYGSLITPTNSMLPSFFAKLVAAFNPVLYIFMIKKFRQGTQILCFQCLQRLLNGRHRHRNRIRPIGISQQAGHGMKKKIWFSSSSTSCTVSTVQTETHQSSKETKVNAMNAKLINVQPI from the exons ATGTACAACAGACCAGTAACATGCCTTCATCCTAACATCAGTGATGGGACAGAAGTCTCCTGGGAGCACCACAAACAGCCTTTAACCCAAGAAACCTATGAATCCCTGGCCTTCCCAGTTGCTGCCATTGGAATTGTGGGAATGTGCAATAATTTCCTGGTGATATATCTATACTACAGATTGAAGCGACTGAGGACACCCTCCAACCTACTTCTAGTTAATATTAGTCTCAGTGattttttgttctctttctTTGGCGGAGGCTTTACTTTCATGTTATGTGTGGGAAGGCAGTGGATCGTGGATGAAGCAGCATGTGTTTTCATTGGGTTTACCAAGAATCTGTTTG gtcTTACCTCTGTTTTCACACTCACAATCTTTgtgtataaacaatatattcagGTGATGTATGAAAGATTTGTTGATTTCTCTTGGTCTTGGAGAGCAATTAGTTGTATCTGGATCTACTCACTTTTCTGGACTGCAACCCCGCTTATTGGATGGAACAGATACACCTTTGAAATCCATGGACTTGACTGTTCCTTAAATTGGATACCAAGAGGTCCCAATGAGATATCAtttatcttgtttttctttcttgcttGTCTTGTAGTACCACTGAGTATAATATCATACTCCTATGGGCACATTCTATATGTCATCCGTAAG CTGCAAGGTATACCAAAACTCCAGATCAATCAAGAAATCAAGATTCTAaattatgaaattaaagtggccaaAATGTATGGCTTGACGATTCTGCCATTTCTACTCTGCTGGATGCCATATACATTGATTTCTCTGTTGGCAACATCTGGCTACGGCAGCCTAATCACTCCAACAAACTCCATGTTACCATCTTTCTTCGCAAAATTGGTTGCTGCATTTAACCCcgttttatacatatttatgatTAAAAAG TTCAGACAAGGCACACAGATCTTATGCTTTCAATGTCTCCAGAGATTGTTAAATGGCAGACATCGCCACAGGAACAGAATTCGACCGATCGGCATTTCCCAACAAGCAGGCCATGGAATGAAGAAAAAGATTTGGTTTAGTTCCTCATCGACTTCGTGTACTGTAAGCACAGTACAAACTGAAACTCACCAGTCCAGCAAGGAAACTAAAGTCAATGCTATGAATGCAAAACTTATTAATGTCCAACCAATATAG